Within Aricia agestis chromosome Z, ilAriAges1.1, whole genome shotgun sequence, the genomic segment catagactcactcttcatgaagatatttaaaaatatataactagattataggctctattttgaagagggaatcagaggactaccgcgttacctcgatttactgtatttaCGTCTCTCTTAGTtatcaccataaagttaatatacctagcggaataggccataacaaaggcctgagcaagagagatgtcactatcagtaatactgcgtggtaaaaagagacgtgtgatacatgacagcagcccttatttttttgacgtccagtcggcacgtgccgcacgttgacaatttaatctcatagaattcatgttcaatcatgcttgtgtaagtgtatacgtacacatattttcacacagatgaaaaccaatttcggtttcgtttgatagctcgagattgttgctctattccgctaggtatattaactttatggttatcacgcggttcgcggccttcgcgggctttcgcgccgcgagtgtagagcccgcattaGAATAGTCAAAGGATGTAGATTGTGTGTAGATTGTAGATTAACATGATAAGTAAGTTTTGTAAAAGTTTGGTTGGATTTTGAACCTCGCGAGCCCTCGCTACcaaagagaaaaataaacataaaccgGATGCTCGCTACTACTTAAAAGATGAATAATTTATAAACcttcttttaaaataacaagCGTAGACCAtaaaacgaaaccgaaattggttttcatctgtgccaaaaatatgtgtacgtatgcacttacacaagcatgatagaatatgaattctatgagattaaattgtcaacgtacgGCACGTGCCgattggacgtcaaaaaaagagtgctgctgtcatgtatcacacgtctctttttaccacgcagtgttactgatagtgacatctctcttgctcaggcctttgtttctctattccgctaggtatattaactttatggcgtAGACTTAAATATCTGACCATACATAACTCTTTGCAACTCACTTGACTTTTTCAAACTGTCATTTAattatcaaataattttaataagattGTGAAGCTTCCAATAAAGTTACTATTTTTGTTGCTAAAAGATTACGAAAATATGATTTTCCTCAACCAGATTACAAGAGCCCGATCGATATTATGTGTACCCCAAAAAATGTTAAGCCACACTGACACTTGTCCAAAGAATCCATGCAAACGATTCAACGAACCAAACATAGTCCAGAAACCAAAGAGAGCAGTGCGTTCCGGGAAAGTAAGACTTGGCTTTATACCCGAAGAATGGTTTACCACTTTCCATCCAGCCACGGGGGTTTCTGGACCGTACATCTTTGGTCTCATGGCTACCAACTATCTCGTCAGCAAAGAAATATATATCTTAGAACACGAGTATTACACAGGTATCTCTATCTTCATAATGCTGTACTATGCTTCCACGCGATTCGGTACGCAAGTGGGTAAGTTACTTGATAAGCAAGTAGACGAATATGAGGCCTTCTTTGATCAGGTGAGAAAGAATGAAATAGAGAGTGCTGAGAATAGAATGAAGGATGGAAAAGAAGCACAGATGATGGCAGAAGGGCAGAAGCTATTGATCGAAGCCAAGAAGTCAACTGTGACTTTGCAGCTGGAAGCAGCGTATAGGGAACGAATGATGATGGTATACAGAAGCGTGAAGAATCGCCTGGACTATCTAGTACTGGTAGATCAGGCGAAGACCAGGATCCATCACAAGTGGATGGTGCAATGGATATTGGAGAATGTAAAACAGTCCATTAAAccagagctcgacaaggttttggTTGATCAAGCTATACAGGATCTAGTGGTTTTGGCGgatgaaattaaaaaggaaTAACAGATTTTATAGCTTTCGTTTtctcaattaaatattatgtaacaccacgtaattttatggaataaataaaaaatatcttaacaattattgggataatattatattcttcttATGTTGAAAAAAACAAAAGGTAGTACAGAAACATTTGTATAGCGAGAAAATATataggattatttttccgacccaaatatcgaccaatagaattgcaccattcgacgtcacgtggtacaacctacatggtattatactgataattttttgaaaattttctctggtagttgctatatataaaagacaaacacgtcaaactgacaggttgaattcaattgtgtctcatggtgcaattatattggccgacagttgggacggaaaaataatcccccgaataccacacgagcttcaaaattatctggcatttccctcaaggttccctgcaaacaaataaagtcgtcaagtttttcaggaaaaatcactcgcgcttcgcgtccttcaatccttcatttgtttgcaacgaacctatcgggagataaccgataattttgaagctcttgtggtattataagtgataatttttatctggagaaatgtacggtttgtCCAAGATATAAATGAAATTACGAAGTTACTAGAAATCGTCATAAATGACACTTCTTTTTCCTTT encodes:
- the LOC121738379 gene encoding ATP synthase subunit b, mitochondrial-like — translated: MIFLNQITRARSILCVPQKMLSHTDTCPKNPCKRFNEPNIVQKPKRAVRSGKVRLGFIPEEWFTTFHPATGVSGPYIFGLMATNYLVSKEIYILEHEYYTGISIFIMLYYASTRFGTQVGKLLDKQVDEYEAFFDQVRKNEIESAENRMKDGKEAQMMAEGQKLLIEAKKSTVTLQLEAAYRERMMMVYRSVKNRLDYLVLVDQAKTRIHHKWMVQWILENVKQSIKPELDKVLVDQAIQDLVVLADEIKKE